The following are encoded together in the Paludisphaera mucosa genome:
- a CDS encoding sigma-70 family RNA polymerase sigma factor, with protein MGKTYCHPAMKQLKDQQTRYAPKERRLEQVERAEQLLGEIDRTKRYPYDYLCFRITGFRPDNWSALMIEGDEARRDLRQFVEDLSATVRQPVEQATEPVLTVDEVSKKYNVSTRTVTRWRRQGLVARRFVIDGRAKVGFLESSLQRFVAEHRGQVERGSRFRQLTDAEKDEIIRRARRMSQFRSGEVGLIEIARRIARKMARSTETVRLTLKAYDREHPDRAIFGPSTTPLDDDAKAQIYLRHRMGVSAENLAVEYGRTRSSVYRIINEVRAQRILETKLEFIGNESFDDSKAKSVIMAPLPAPADGKAPRRPKAPKGLPPYLASLYEVPLLDREQEAHLFRQMNYLKSEAVKLREKLDPAKAKTAALDKIDELQEQALAVKNQIIRANLRLVVSIAKRHVGPMNNFFELVSDGNMSLIRAVEKFDYARGNKFSTYASWAIMKNYARTIPEENYRRDRFVTGHEEMFEAAADNRIDEHEYESALKRMQEAIRGMLDRLDDREKMIITSRFGLGGASERTLEQLGRELGITKERVRQIESRGVDKLRRIAGEQKLDLPML; from the coding sequence ATGGGAAAAACGTACTGCCACCCCGCGATGAAGCAGCTCAAGGACCAGCAGACGCGCTACGCTCCCAAAGAGCGGCGGCTCGAGCAGGTCGAGCGGGCCGAGCAGCTCCTGGGCGAGATCGATCGGACGAAACGCTACCCGTACGACTATCTCTGCTTCCGGATCACCGGGTTCCGGCCCGACAACTGGTCGGCCCTGATGATCGAGGGGGACGAGGCCAGGCGGGATCTCAGGCAGTTCGTGGAAGACCTGTCGGCCACGGTCCGACAGCCGGTCGAGCAGGCGACCGAGCCGGTGCTCACGGTGGACGAGGTGAGCAAGAAATACAACGTCTCCACGCGGACGGTGACGCGGTGGCGGCGGCAGGGCCTGGTGGCGCGTCGGTTCGTGATCGACGGGCGGGCCAAAGTCGGTTTTCTGGAGTCCAGCCTGCAACGGTTCGTGGCCGAGCATCGCGGCCAGGTGGAACGGGGCTCGAGGTTTCGCCAACTGACCGACGCGGAGAAGGATGAGATCATCCGCCGCGCCCGTCGCATGTCGCAATTTCGCTCAGGCGAGGTCGGCCTGATCGAGATCGCGCGGAGGATTGCTAGGAAAATGGCACGCTCGACCGAGACGGTGAGGCTGACCCTCAAGGCGTACGATCGCGAACACCCGGACCGGGCGATCTTCGGCCCCTCCACGACCCCGCTCGACGACGATGCGAAGGCCCAGATTTATCTGCGTCACCGCATGGGCGTCTCCGCCGAGAACCTGGCGGTCGAATACGGCCGCACCCGTTCCAGCGTCTATCGGATCATCAACGAGGTCCGCGCCCAGCGGATCCTCGAGACGAAGCTGGAATTCATCGGCAACGAGTCGTTCGACGACTCCAAGGCCAAATCCGTCATCATGGCCCCGCTCCCCGCGCCGGCCGACGGCAAGGCCCCGCGCCGGCCCAAGGCCCCGAAGGGCCTGCCGCCCTATCTGGCCAGCCTCTACGAGGTCCCGCTCCTCGACCGCGAGCAGGAGGCGCACCTGTTCCGGCAGATGAACTACCTCAAGTCCGAGGCCGTCAAGCTCCGCGAGAAGCTCGACCCCGCGAAGGCCAAGACCGCCGCGCTCGACAAGATCGACGAGCTGCAGGAGCAGGCCCTGGCCGTCAAGAACCAGATCATCCGCGCCAACCTGCGGCTGGTCGTCTCGATCGCCAAGCGCCACGTCGGGCCCATGAACAACTTCTTCGAACTGGTCTCCGACGGCAACATGAGCCTCATCCGCGCCGTGGAGAAGTTCGACTACGCCCGCGGCAACAAGTTCAGCACGTACGCCTCCTGGGCGATCATGAAAAACTACGCCCGGACGATCCCCGAAGAGAATTATCGCCGCGACCGTTTCGTCACCGGCCACGAAGAGATGTTCGAGGCCGCCGCCGACAACCGGATCGACGAGCACGAGTACGAGAGCGCCCTCAAGCGGATGCAGGAAGCCATCCGGGGGATGCTCGACCGCCTGGACGACCGCGAGAAGATGATCATCACCAGCCGGTTCGGCCTGGGGGGGGCCTCCGAGCGGACCCTGGAACAGCTCGGCCGCGAGCTGGGTATCACCAAGGAACGCGTCCGCCAGATCGAATCCCGGGGCGTCGACAAGCTCCGCCGCATCGCCGGCGAGCAGAAGCTCGACCTGCCGATGCTTTGA
- a CDS encoding NADAR family protein: MAIWFSSKSPDFGWLSNFSAHAFSLDDRLWPTVEHYFQARKFADREIQEHIRAAKTPQQARKMGRDRSLPIRPDWEEVKVDVMTRVLRAKFSQHPRLKAALLATGDAPLLHESTRDHFWGCNRAGKGGNRLGRILMDLRESFGRPGRDRRPPTSDAEWLAHERSYELLEFLGPQVGERELRAVAAACCRRIWPHLEERSRQGVEAVEDWLDGRVPEERRREAARSAAQAFADAARALDVGKKNGHLFHAARAAAACCWHPEVAIEAAAGIEPVPIDGPFDAAMTALVEAATAQAVGAVQEVGPVATMHDRLHEEMDFEYAEQAAIVRRILANPFRPR, from the coding sequence ATGGCGATCTGGTTCTCGTCGAAAAGCCCGGATTTCGGCTGGCTGTCCAACTTCTCGGCGCACGCCTTCTCGCTCGACGATCGACTCTGGCCGACTGTGGAGCATTATTTCCAGGCCCGCAAGTTCGCCGATCGGGAGATTCAGGAACACATCCGCGCCGCGAAAACGCCCCAACAGGCCCGCAAGATGGGCCGCGACCGCTCGTTGCCGATCCGGCCCGATTGGGAAGAGGTCAAGGTCGACGTCATGACGCGCGTCCTGCGTGCGAAGTTCTCGCAACACCCTCGACTCAAGGCGGCCCTCTTGGCGACCGGCGACGCGCCGCTGCTTCACGAGTCGACTCGCGATCACTTCTGGGGGTGCAACCGGGCGGGGAAGGGGGGAAACCGCCTGGGTCGCATCCTGATGGACCTCCGCGAGTCGTTCGGGCGTCCGGGCCGGGACAGGCGACCGCCCACGTCCGACGCCGAATGGCTCGCCCACGAGCGGTCGTACGAGCTTCTGGAGTTCCTCGGGCCTCAGGTCGGCGAGCGTGAGCTTCGGGCCGTCGCCGCGGCCTGCTGCCGCCGCATCTGGCCCCACCTCGAAGAACGGAGTCGCCAGGGCGTTGAAGCGGTCGAGGACTGGCTCGACGGCCGGGTCCCCGAAGAGCGTCGCCGGGAGGCGGCCCGATCCGCCGCGCAGGCTTTCGCGGACGCGGCGCGAGCCCTCGACGTCGGCAAAAAGAACGGCCACCTGTTCCACGCCGCCCGAGCGGCGGCGGCCTGCTGCTGGCACCCCGAGGTCGCGATCGAAGCGGCGGCCGGCATCGAGCCGGTCCCGATCGACGGCCCCTTCGACGCCGCCATGACGGCTCTCGTCGAGGCCGCGACCGCCCAGGCGGTCGGGGCGGTGCAGGAGGTCGGGCCCGTCGCGACGATGCACGACCGGCTCCACGAGGAGATGGACTTTGAGTACGCCGAGCAGGCCGCGATCGTCCGGCGGATCCTCGCGAATCCGTTCCGGCCGCGATGA
- the tuf gene encoding elongation factor Tu — MAKETFTRTKPHVNVGTIGHIDHGKTTLTAALLAVLAARGKAKSKSYSDIAKGGTVRDATKTVTIAVSHVEYESDKRHYAHIDCPGHADYIKNMITGAAQMDGAILVVSAADGPMPQTREHILLARQVGVPALVVFLNKIDLVDDEELLELVEMELRELLTHYKFPGDEIPIVRGSSRPALENPSDPTAAKPILDLVAAMDDYIPDPVREIDKPFLMPIEDVFSIKGRGTVGTGRVERGRVKVGDSIEIIGFGVKKPTTVTGVEMFQKTLDEGVAGDNVGVLLRGVEKDDLERGQVLCKPGSITPHTKFEAEVYVLSKEEGGRHTPFFKGYRPQFYIRTTDVTGSILNLLSEDGSEAEMCMPGDNIKMTVELGSPIAMEDALRFAIREGGKTVGAGVVTKILE; from the coding sequence ATGGCCAAGGAAACGTTCACCAGAACCAAGCCTCACGTCAACGTGGGCACGATCGGGCACATCGACCACGGCAAAACCACGCTGACGGCCGCTCTGCTGGCCGTGCTGGCCGCGCGCGGCAAGGCGAAGAGCAAGTCGTATTCCGACATCGCCAAGGGCGGTACGGTCCGCGACGCGACCAAGACCGTGACGATCGCCGTGTCGCACGTCGAATACGAGAGCGACAAGCGCCACTACGCCCACATCGACTGCCCGGGCCACGCCGACTACATCAAGAACATGATCACCGGCGCCGCCCAGATGGACGGCGCGATCCTGGTGGTCTCCGCGGCCGACGGCCCGATGCCCCAGACCCGCGAGCACATCCTCCTCGCCCGCCAGGTCGGCGTGCCCGCCCTGGTCGTCTTCCTCAACAAGATCGACCTGGTCGACGACGAGGAGCTGCTCGAACTGGTCGAGATGGAGCTCCGCGAGCTGCTCACGCACTACAAGTTCCCCGGCGACGAGATCCCGATCGTCCGCGGCAGCAGCCGCCCGGCGCTCGAGAACCCGAGCGACCCGACCGCCGCCAAGCCGATCCTCGACCTGGTCGCGGCGATGGACGACTACATCCCGGATCCGGTCCGCGAGATCGACAAGCCGTTCCTGATGCCGATCGAAGACGTCTTCTCGATCAAGGGCCGCGGCACCGTGGGCACCGGACGCGTCGAGCGCGGTCGGGTCAAGGTGGGCGACTCCATCGAGATCATCGGCTTCGGCGTCAAGAAGCCGACGACCGTCACGGGCGTCGAGATGTTCCAGAAGACGCTCGACGAGGGCGTCGCCGGCGACAACGTCGGCGTCCTGCTCCGCGGCGTCGAGAAGGACGACCTCGAGCGCGGCCAGGTCCTCTGCAAGCCGGGCTCGATCACGCCCCACACCAAGTTCGAGGCCGAGGTCTACGTCCTCAGCAAGGAAGAGGGCGGTCGCCACACGCCGTTCTTCAAGGGCTACCGGCCGCAGTTCTACATCCGCACGACCGACGTCACCGGCTCGATCCTCAACCTGCTGTCCGAAGACGGCAGCGAGGCCGAGATGTGCATGCCGGGCGACAACATCAAGATGACGGTCGAGCTGGGCAGCCCGATCGCCATGGAAGACGCCCTCCGGTTCGCCATCCGCGAAGGCGGCAAGACGGTCGGCGCCGGCGTCGTGACCAAGATCCTCGAGTGA
- the rpmG gene encoding 50S ribosomal protein L33 has translation MREYVWLECTGCGERNYRVQKETRGANRLELKKYCSRERKHMPHKESRKK, from the coding sequence ATGCGTGAATACGTCTGGCTCGAGTGCACCGGCTGCGGCGAGAGGAACTACCGCGTCCAGAAGGAGACCCGCGGGGCCAACCGTCTGGAGCTGAAGAAGTACTGCAGCCGCGAGCGGAAGCACATGCCGCACAAGGAATCGCGTAAGAAGTGA
- the secE gene encoding preprotein translocase subunit SecE — MGKVKDEVSGQKPTKPPKGKPSGGTLGAFALFLANFFSLKQYKPMQGWHARIYTALGLGLIAGAGVYQAYQSAMEYSPAWRLGIPALLAAILAWVIYRIVHYPQFAEFLIATEAEMNKVSWTTKEDLYRSTLVVLATVLFLAVYLFVVDWFWLLLLRIIGVLQFSGGGGFGSTS; from the coding sequence ATGGGCAAAGTGAAAGACGAAGTCTCGGGGCAGAAGCCGACCAAGCCACCCAAAGGGAAACCGAGCGGGGGGACGCTGGGCGCGTTCGCCCTGTTCCTGGCGAATTTCTTCTCGCTCAAGCAGTACAAGCCCATGCAGGGCTGGCACGCCCGGATCTACACGGCGCTCGGCCTGGGCCTGATCGCCGGGGCCGGCGTCTACCAGGCCTATCAGTCCGCGATGGAGTATTCGCCGGCCTGGCGGCTGGGGATCCCGGCCCTGCTCGCGGCGATCCTGGCCTGGGTGATCTACCGGATCGTCCACTATCCGCAGTTCGCCGAATTCCTCATCGCCACCGAAGCCGAGATGAACAAGGTCTCCTGGACCACCAAGGAAGACCTCTACAGGTCGACGCTGGTGGTCCTGGCCACCGTCCTCTTCCTGGCCGTCTACCTCTTCGTGGTCGACTGGTTCTGGCTCCTGCTCCTGCGGATCATCGGCGTGCTCCAGTTCAGCGGCGGCGGCGGGTTCGGCTCGACGTCTTGA
- the nusG gene encoding transcription termination/antitermination protein NusG has translation MSHPTHEFDESAPHSEITPPDDSPSAEPAVEVEEETPDGGVARGRSARPAAKAPARPPAAVEEVEETAEEPPDEPPAVEEDEDADPPPDLVWYVLKVQSSREDTIAEALQRRVKIQGLERFFGVTPEGKPRIVVPTEKITEIRNNKKRIVERKTYPGYIMVQMELNEKTWFLVRETPGVGDFVGAHGTPTKMTEAEVNQMLNQQEEQTTAKSPTVRIDVERGDRVKIKDGPFENFEGTVEEVIEGRGLVKVMLIIFNRPTPVDLEYWQLERI, from the coding sequence ATGAGCCACCCGACGCACGAGTTCGACGAATCGGCCCCGCACTCCGAGATCACTCCTCCGGACGACTCCCCGTCGGCCGAACCGGCCGTCGAGGTCGAGGAGGAGACTCCGGACGGCGGCGTCGCGCGCGGCCGCTCGGCGCGCCCCGCCGCCAAGGCCCCCGCCCGTCCCCCCGCGGCGGTGGAGGAGGTCGAGGAGACGGCCGAAGAGCCCCCCGACGAGCCTCCCGCCGTCGAGGAGGACGAGGACGCCGACCCGCCGCCCGACCTGGTCTGGTACGTCCTCAAGGTCCAGAGCTCGCGCGAGGACACCATCGCCGAGGCGCTCCAGCGCCGGGTCAAGATCCAGGGCCTGGAGCGGTTCTTCGGCGTGACGCCCGAGGGCAAGCCGCGGATCGTCGTGCCGACCGAGAAGATCACCGAGATCCGCAACAACAAGAAGCGGATCGTCGAGCGCAAGACGTACCCCGGCTACATCATGGTCCAGATGGAGCTGAACGAGAAGACCTGGTTCCTGGTCCGGGAGACTCCGGGCGTGGGCGACTTCGTGGGGGCCCACGGCACGCCCACGAAGATGACCGAGGCCGAGGTCAACCAGATGCTCAACCAGCAGGAAGAGCAGACCACCGCCAAGTCGCCGACCGTCCGCATCGACGTCGAACGCGGCGATCGCGTGAAGATCAAGGACGGACCGTTCGAGAATTTCGAGGGGACCGTCGAGGAAGTCATCGAGGGCCGCGGCCTGGTCAAGGTGATGCTCATCATCTTCAACCGCCCGACCCCCGTCGACCTGGAATACTGGCAGCTCGAGCGGATCTGA
- the rplK gene encoding 50S ribosomal protein L11 gives MAKVMTAKVKLQCPGGQATPAPPVGPALGQHGVNIGQFVMQFNERTKEMKGTTIPVEITIYSDRTFEFITKSPPAAVLLKQAAGIAAGSAVPNKTKVGTVTAEQVRKIAETKFQDLNARDLDHACRVIAGTARSMGVEVKG, from the coding sequence ATGGCCAAGGTGATGACGGCGAAGGTCAAGCTGCAATGTCCGGGGGGACAGGCGACCCCCGCGCCCCCGGTCGGGCCCGCGCTCGGTCAGCATGGCGTGAACATCGGTCAGTTCGTGATGCAGTTCAACGAGCGGACCAAGGAAATGAAGGGGACGACGATCCCCGTCGAGATCACGATCTACTCGGACCGGACGTTCGAGTTCATCACCAAGAGCCCGCCGGCCGCCGTGCTCCTGAAGCAGGCCGCGGGGATCGCCGCGGGGTCGGCGGTGCCCAACAAGACCAAGGTCGGCACGGTGACCGCGGAGCAGGTCCGCAAGATCGCCGAGACCAAGTTCCAGGACCTGAACGCCCGCGACCTCGACCACGCCTGCCGCGTCATCGCCGGCACGGCCCGCAGCATGGGCGTCGAGGTGAAGGGCTGA
- the rplA gene encoding 50S ribosomal protein L1: MAYRSKRYRALTAKVKAPAAVALPDAVKLLKGFNTTKFNQTVEVSTHLGIDPRQSDQNVRGSVALPHGIGKNVRVAVFAQGENAEKARAAGADIVGADDLAQQIKGGVMDFDVALATPDMMGVVGPLGRVLGPRGLMPSPRSGTVTTDIASAVREFKAGKIEFRNDKGGNVAVPVGKINFSEDQLVENVNAFLNYLRTLKPAASKGTYIQTITLSATMSPGIRVSA; this comes from the coding sequence TTGGCATACCGTTCCAAACGCTATCGCGCGCTGACGGCGAAGGTCAAAGCGCCCGCCGCGGTGGCGCTTCCCGACGCGGTGAAGCTCCTCAAGGGGTTCAACACCACGAAATTCAACCAGACCGTCGAGGTCTCGACCCACCTGGGGATCGACCCCAGGCAGAGCGACCAGAACGTCCGCGGCTCGGTGGCCCTGCCGCACGGCATCGGCAAGAACGTCCGGGTGGCGGTGTTCGCCCAGGGCGAGAACGCCGAGAAGGCCCGCGCGGCGGGGGCCGACATCGTCGGCGCCGACGACCTGGCCCAGCAGATCAAGGGGGGGGTGATGGACTTCGACGTCGCCCTGGCCACGCCCGACATGATGGGCGTCGTCGGCCCCCTGGGCCGCGTGCTGGGCCCCCGCGGCCTGATGCCGTCGCCCCGCTCGGGCACCGTGACGACCGACATCGCCTCGGCGGTGCGGGAGTTCAAGGCCGGCAAGATCGAGTTCCGCAACGACAAGGGGGGGAACGTGGCGGTCCCGGTCGGGAAGATCAACTTCTCGGAGGATCAGCTCGTCGAGAACGTCAACGCCTTCCTGAACTACCTGCGGACGCTCAAGCCGGCGGCCTCGAAGGGGACGTACATCCAGACGATCACCCTCTCGGCCACCATGAGCCCCGGCATCCGGGTTTCCGCGTGA
- the rplJ gene encoding 50S ribosomal protein L10, translating to MSKYVKEMMMDQLRADLADSRSMLILDFKGLDAVREHQFRMDLRKKSIKVRTLKNTLARRVLEEAGVAGLAKYLEGPSVLVWGGAGPAELAKEISAQLKKLKKPEIKGGAVDGVVIGPEQVEDITKLPSREELIGRVAALALAPLHRVLSLANAPISSLASQLQTIVEGAPAAEDEAAPETAPEGA from the coding sequence ATGAGCAAATACGTCAAAGAAATGATGATGGATCAGCTCCGCGCCGACCTGGCCGACAGCCGGTCGATGCTGATCCTCGACTTCAAGGGGCTGGACGCGGTCCGCGAGCACCAGTTCCGGATGGACCTGCGCAAGAAGTCGATCAAGGTGCGGACGCTGAAGAACACCCTGGCGCGACGGGTCCTCGAAGAGGCGGGCGTGGCGGGGCTGGCGAAGTACCTGGAGGGGCCTTCGGTCCTCGTCTGGGGCGGCGCGGGCCCGGCCGAGCTGGCGAAGGAGATCTCCGCCCAGCTCAAGAAGCTCAAGAAGCCCGAGATCAAGGGGGGCGCCGTCGACGGCGTGGTGATCGGCCCCGAGCAGGTCGAGGACATCACCAAGCTCCCCAGCCGCGAGGAGCTGATCGGTCGCGTGGCCGCCCTGGCGCTGGCCCCGCTCCATCGCGTCCTCTCGCTGGCCAACGCCCCGATCAGCAGCCTGGCGAGCCAGCTCCAGACGATCGTCGAGGGGGCCCCGGCCGCCGAAGACGAGGCCGCCCCCGAGACCGCGCCGGAAGGCGCCTGA
- the rplL gene encoding 50S ribosomal protein L7/L12: MATAEAPSFADNIKTLGDTIVHLTVLEAKALGDYLEVVHGIKPAAAAVAAAAPAAAAPAEAVAPKTEFDVSLEAVGPNKINVIKIVRAATALGLKEAKDLVEAAPKDIKTGLSKDDAEKLKKELEEAGATIKLK; encoded by the coding sequence ATGGCCACCGCCGAAGCCCCTTCGTTCGCCGACAACATCAAGACCCTGGGCGACACCATCGTCCACCTGACCGTCCTCGAGGCCAAGGCCCTGGGCGACTACCTGGAAGTGGTGCACGGCATCAAGCCGGCCGCCGCCGCGGTCGCCGCGGCCGCCCCGGCCGCCGCCGCCCCGGCCGAGGCCGTCGCCCCGAAGACCGAGTTCGACGTCAGCCTGGAGGCCGTCGGCCCCAACAAGATCAACGTCATCAAGATCGTCCGGGCCGCGACCGCGCTGGGCCTCAAGGAGGCCAAGGACCTGGTCGAGGCCGCCCCCAAGGACATCAAGACGGGCCTGTCGAAGGACGACGCCGAGAAGCTCAAGAAGGAGCTCGAGGAAGCCGGCGCCACCATCAAGCTCAAGTGA